The genomic DNA TTCCGGCTCACGTCAGCCAATCTGGCCGGACTTGTTTCCTTCAAGTGCGAGAATTGTCAATCCAAGATTGTCAAAAAGCACTTCAAAGATGAAATCAAGACCGAATGCACACCGTTTCAGGCTGAAAAAAAGCAGAACAAGGAAGGCCGTTACTAGCAGCTTCTCTTCCACTTTTTATCACCGCATTATCACAGAAATCACCCCTGTTTCGACGGGGGTGATCTTTTTTTGAAAGAACAAGCTCAAGCCCCGGCAACACTACTCTTTGCCACTTCCTGAGCGAGCGCCAGATAGGCCTCGGCACCCTTTGATTTGATGTCGTAGTTGATTACGGGTTTACCAAAGCTCGGAGCCTCGGAAAGCCGCACATTTCTGGGAATGATCGTCTCGAACAAGTGTTGGGGAAACGCCTTTCGCACCTCATGCTTCACCTGCCACGACAACCTGTTTCTTGAATCATACATGGTCAGCACCACGCCAAGGATATCCAAACCGGTATTCAGGCGCTTGCGTACGAGTTCGTAAGTCATGAGCAACTGTGCAATGCCCTCCAAAGCGTAATACTCGCACTGAAGCGGCACGAGCATCTCGGTAGCGGCACACAAAGCATTGACCGTCAGCAACCCAAGGGACGGCGGGCAGTCAATTATGATGAATTCATACTCTGCATCCACGGCCTCAAGGAGTTCGCGCAGGTAGTACTCCCGCCCGAACTTGTCGACCAACTCGATCTCAGCACCGACCAGATCCTGTGTTCCGGGCAACAGATCGAGAAAAGGTACGGCTGTTTCATAGATCGCCTTATGCGCCTTTTTGGGCTCAAAAAGCACAGAATAAATATTCTCACGCTGATCACTTGGATGAAATCCCAGGCCGCTCGATGCGTTTCCCTGTGGATCACAATCGACCAGCAAGACCTTCTTTTCCATGACCGCCAGTGACGCGGCCAAGTTCACAGACGTCGTGGTTTTACCCACCCCACCCTTCTGATTCGCTACGACTATTCTTCTCGCCACAGAGACTTGCCTCCATTTTTGACTGCAATTTGCGGCTGAACATTGTTTCACGTGAAACAATTTCGACGTTCAGGAAGATGTTTCACGTGAAACAATCCGATCATTCGCCTAAAACAGTTCGTAGGATGAAAAAGGAATCTTGGCAAGGTGGTGACGCAAAAAAAGGGAAAAAAGAAAAAAACGGGCCGCAATTGCGGCCCGTTTTGTAACTTGATTACGGTGTTCGGGTGAAGATCAATACATTATATAAAGATCATCACTGCGTGATCGAACTATTTGCCGTAGTATTCCTGATACCATTCGATGAAGTTTCTGATGCCCACCTCAATGGAAGTGTCAGGCTTAAAACCGACGTCACGGACCAGATCGTCCACGTTCGCCTCAGTGGCCGGGACATCGCCGTCCTGCATAGGCATGTAGTTGTAGATAGCCTTTTTACCGACCACTTCCTCGATCACTTCGATGTAGCGGGACAGCTCGGTGATGGAGCTGTTGCCGATGTTGTAGATGCGGTACGGCACCTTGCTGGTGCACGGATCAGGCTTGTCGCCATCCCACTCCTCGTTCGGAGCGGCCGTATTTTTGACCACGCGGACGACACCTTCCACGATGTCGTCAATATACGTGAAGTCACGGCGCATCTTGCCGTAGTTGAACACGTTGATCGGCTTTTCCTCGATGATGTTCTTGGTGAACAGGAACAGCGCCATGTCCGGACGGCCCCAGGGACCGTACACGGTGAAGAAGCGCAGGCCGGTGGTGGGCAGGTCGTAGAGGCTGCTGTAGGAATGCGCCATCATCTCGTTGGACTTTTTGGTGGCGGCGTATAGACTCATGGGATGATCAACCCCTTCATGCGGGTTGAGCGGCATCTTGGTGTTCATGCCGTACACCGAGCTGCTGGAGGCGTAGACAAGA from uncultured Pseudodesulfovibrio sp. includes the following:
- a CDS encoding AAA family ATPase; this encodes MARRIVVANQKGGVGKTTTSVNLAASLAVMEKKVLLVDCDPQGNASSGLGFHPSDQRENIYSVLFEPKKAHKAIYETAVPFLDLLPGTQDLVGAEIELVDKFGREYYLRELLEAVDAEYEFIIIDCPPSLGLLTVNALCAATEMLVPLQCEYYALEGIAQLLMTYELVRKRLNTGLDILGVVLTMYDSRNRLSWQVKHEVRKAFPQHLFETIIPRNVRLSEAPSFGKPVINYDIKSKGAEAYLALAQEVAKSSVAGA
- a CDS encoding NAD-dependent epimerase yields the protein MKILVTGAAGFIGFHLSRRLIAEGHEVVGLDNLNDYYDVNLKKARLAILQESPLFKHVNINLQDDQPMSDLFKAEQFTHVVNLAAQAGVRYSIENPKSYIDSNVVGFLNILEGCRHNKVEHLVYASSSSVYGMNTKMPLNPHEGVDHPMSLYAATKKSNEMMAHSYSSLYDLPTTGLRFFTVYGPWGRPDMALFLFTKNIIEEKPINVFNYGKMRRDFTYIDDIVEGVVRVVKNTAAPNEEWDGDKPDPCTSKVPYRIYNIGNSSITELSRYIEVIEEVVGKKAIYNYMPMQDGDVPATEANVDDLVRDVGFKPDTSIEVGIRNFIEWYQEYYGK